Part of the Spirochaetota bacterium genome, GATTTTTCAGGAACCGCTCTTCGCCGAGTATGATGAAATGATAGGTGATGATGCTGTACACGCCCATCAGTATGAACACGATGTGTATCGTATTGAGCATCGCGGCAAGCGTAAGGAGATGCAATCCGATATACATGGGGTTGCGGCTCAATCGATATATCCCTTTCGACTTGAACGTCGTCTTTTCCGGCGGGAGGCCGAGGCGTACCGATGCCCCCAGGTTTATGAGGCTTACCATGATGAAGAGCGCTCCGATACCGAGCAATACATACGATGCGATCACAAGCGGCTGATACCGCAGCCCGCCCAGAACGTTGATGTTCAGAAGATCGAGAAGCAGCACGACCCAGAGAATATAGCCGCAGGATTTACCCGTGTAAAATACTACCGGGTTGATCGTTGTTTTGCCGATGATGCTCATAGTCACTCCTTACTCTATCGTACGTTCTTCACGTGCAGCTTGCCGCTGTGCACGGCGCCGCCCGTTCGCTTTTTCGCTGTGCTCCCTTGAACACCTTCGCGCCATACATGCCGGCAATGCAGGCATTGCGGCCTGTGAACACAGAGTATTTTCCCGCATTCGGGGCACACCCACCGCTTCTCCTCGCGCCGCAGGAATTCCCGTATTCCGGATCTTTTTATGGATTCCAGATTATCGATCATGCTCATGCCGTATCTCGTTCGATACCGTTCATCGATATGCGTTATCCTTTTGCAGGGATACGATGCACACGCATGGCAATAGATGAGTTTCCCCTTCACCGCCATTGTGCAATTCCGTATCTTGCATCGATCCGTTGAATCGAATCGCTTCCCCTTTTTCGCGCGGCACCCGCAGCATCCGTTCTTTTCCCTTTCAAAGGCAAGGCAAAGGCGGCAGTCCATTCCGCACAATGCGATCAATCCCTTTCCTATTCTATTCTCACTTATATGCGAAATCTTCATGCTGATACTTCCCGAGCGGTTGTACAATGGTGGCATATGATCGTTCTCTCCGACCGCCTGCCCTGCGGTATTCTTTTCACCATCGGTAATGGCCGATGATCGTATAAGAATACAGCACATCCTCGTTTTTTGCACCGGAGCCGATATTGTGTACGACAGT contains:
- a CDS encoding isoprenylcysteine carboxylmethyltransferase family protein, which gives rise to MSIIGKTTINPVVFYTGKSCGYILWVVLLLDLLNINVLGGLRYQPLVIASYVLLGIGALFIMVSLINLGASVRLGLPPEKTTFKSKGIYRLSRNPMYIGLHLLTLAAMLNTIHIVFILMGVYSIITYHFIILGEERFLKNRFGKKYIDYTKKVRRYL
- a CDS encoding DUF3795 domain-containing protein — protein: MCCILIRSSAITDGEKNTAGQAVGENDHMPPLYNRSGSISMKISHISENRIGKGLIALCGMDCRLCLAFEREKNGCCGCRAKKGKRFDSTDRCKIRNCTMAVKGKLIYCHACASYPCKRITHIDERYRTRYGMSMIDNLESIKRSGIREFLRREEKRWVCPECGKILCVHRPQCLHCRHVWREGVQGSTAKKRTGGAVHSGKLHVKNVR